The genomic stretch TCGCACTCTTTGCTCACCACCAGTTTGCCGTCATCAGTAAGTTGAAGGCGGCACGTATTGCAACTGCCTCTGGCAGAGTTTGTGTGCCACCTAGGTGTGTCACTCTTGTTGTACATGACCAGGTTGGAGTCACCCTGCATGCACAGGCGCACAGCGTCTGATCCTGCAGTGTCTGAAGCCCACACAGGCCTCCAGGCGTAGATGACAAAGTTACCGTCGTCCTGCAACCATAAAACAGACACATTATCAGACTTTTGTCTTCACACGTGGCTGGTAAACAAGGGTTTTCTGAGTTTCTGGACTGACGATATTTAAATTACCCACCTGAAAAATGGCCTTATATTCCTTGTTGTTGGACACCAGGAAGTCTCCTCTGCGGAGCTCATCATTTTTGGACAAGAAGTTCCTGCTCATTGTCCTGATAACAGAGGATATTGTGATGGTCTTTGGTCtgtgacccagtgttttctaTTGTGGCCTTTCAACATCAGTTATCTCTCTTTAATTCTTAGTTTACTTTAATTTTGCAGTTCTGAGTTTTGGTATCCCTTTGAGAGAGTTCTAGGTTGGGCTGTTTCCATTCTTAGGATTCTAGTTgtagttatttatatttaattatttatctgTGTTTTCCATGTTATTCCTGCATCCCAGTGTTCCTGTGTCCCCTGTCtcaaatttcacatttggtTTTACTTccgtgtgtttctctgtgtacattcctccctgtgttgtgtcacgtctgcatttctttttccatttgctcACTTCCCATTTCATTTTGCCACTCCTTCGTTTTGTGTGCATTGTatgcagttttgcttccccttgtcttatTAGTGTCACTTAGTTGACCTCTTCTCCCCAGCTGCTCCCACTCTCCCCTCATTaccttttgtgcatttattgtCTGCGTCCTTctcagttctttgtcatgttgttgtCAGCTTCTATGTGCTGTGTGCtcccttgtgtttcctagtttcTTCTTGGTTAGTGTAGTCCTTGCTCCTGACCACCCTGTTTATATCTGGCTTGCCTTCCCAGAGTTTAGCAGCAAATGAAGCTCTGTGTTTCTTCAGTCTTGGCTCTGAAGTCCTGCTTTATTGTCAaattcctgcctgccacacagcactACATCACAGATATAAGTGAGAGTGCATTTCCTAATCCTATGCCTGACCTGAGAAtgagtcatttaaaaacatcagtAATGTATGAATCCATAAGTCAGTAGAGAAATGTGAAGTACTTACAGTCTTGAATGTTTCACACCAGTCAGTCTGTGAGCAGAAACAAAGTGATGAAATTGAAAGCAAATCTTTCCATCTTTATATCATCCGTACTGGGGGTGGAGAAATGGTTTCTTCCCTTTTACAGTAAATAGAAGGCTTTTCCTGGTAAGTTTTCAAGTCAGGATGTTTTCTTCCTCAAATTCATTGACAGGGTTTAATTGTTATGCATTTAAACTCTTAGATCACCTGtaataaatgcacattttaaacaacacaggattttttttagattctctgggggaaaaaaagcacaaatctgCTGTTAGAATCATTTCAAAATAAGAAAGATTAACTaacttcattttattgtttgtcaAAAAGAAATGCTTGCAAACAATCCATGGGCATATTTCTCCCATCCCATCTTCTTCATAATCAAAAATAGCAGTTTAGTTATAAATGCACTGTGGGACGCGAAGGGCGgaagttacccctccctaccgctccaggctgctccccactggtcgtcactgccgcccctggggtgtgggtgcccatgggtcccggggtgtgtggccAGATGTCTCGGCGTGGTTTTtgacctgctcccttggcggctgtggcctgggggtggcttgggcct from Archocentrus centrarchus isolate MPI-CPG fArcCen1 chromosome 20, fArcCen1, whole genome shotgun sequence encodes the following:
- the LOC115799499 gene encoding mannose-specific lectin-like, with translation MSRNFLSKNDELRRGDFLVSNNKEYKAIFQDDGNFVIYAWRPVWASDTAGSDAVRLCMQGDSNLVMYNKSDTPRWHTNSARGSCNTCRLQLTDDGKLVVSKECEEIWSSAASKGMK